In one window of Tellurirhabdus rosea DNA:
- a CDS encoding sensor histidine kinase, protein MDSSSLEFGPDFYRKILEKSPYGYVIFKPVHEEKALVDFEIIYFTPGLLEYTGFRSENLQVGLRLFEIYPVREQYLPVLQRVIDRGRPYFETHYYYPARAWIRVVAVPFREAELMLVLEDITPSMSQAQLLETIVSESLLPLLLLRAVRDYAGLVTDFTVLMTNPANARYVNRTPQEMIGCRWADVFPDVHTTGLFQRAVETTETGRSQRFTLPYQNGDERIWMDILMVKQDDGVLLTFSDVSASIRYQQQLVNMNQALEMSNDNIHQFASVASHDLQEPLRKIKAFSDILLSQYGDRMDEEGVGLVNRLQHAVTRMHALVSDLLAYSRLTTRPANMRSIDLNKLAEEVISDAAASIRKSGAEVQLDKLPRVKGDMRQLYQLLDNLLNNALKFHQPGKPPVVHIRGEVVNRPVVEPGAFPSEEKAYAKIDFIDKGIGIDDRHLERIFGMFQRLHGAEKYPGTGVGLALCKKIVENHKGLLTVKSRPGEQTTFTVYLPLD, encoded by the coding sequence ATGGACTCCTCATCGCTTGAATTTGGACCTGATTTTTATCGGAAGATACTGGAGAAGTCCCCGTACGGTTATGTAATTTTCAAACCGGTTCATGAGGAAAAAGCATTAGTAGACTTCGAAATTATTTATTTCACGCCGGGCCTGCTCGAATACACCGGTTTCCGCTCGGAAAATCTTCAGGTCGGCCTCAGACTGTTTGAGATCTACCCGGTCCGCGAACAATACCTCCCGGTGCTGCAGCGCGTTATCGACCGGGGCCGACCTTACTTCGAAACGCATTACTATTACCCGGCCCGGGCCTGGATTCGCGTGGTGGCGGTTCCGTTCCGGGAAGCCGAACTGATGCTGGTGCTGGAGGACATCACGCCGTCCATGAGCCAGGCGCAACTGCTGGAAACGATTGTTTCCGAGTCGCTGCTGCCGCTGCTGCTGCTCCGGGCGGTCCGGGATTATGCGGGCCTCGTGACGGATTTTACGGTGCTGATGACCAACCCGGCCAACGCCCGCTACGTGAACCGGACCCCGCAGGAAATGATCGGCTGCCGGTGGGCGGACGTTTTCCCCGACGTACACACGACCGGGCTGTTTCAGCGCGCCGTCGAAACCACCGAAACGGGCCGAAGCCAGCGCTTCACACTGCCGTACCAGAACGGCGACGAGCGCATCTGGATGGATATCCTGATGGTCAAACAGGATGATGGCGTGCTGCTCACTTTCTCCGACGTTTCGGCCTCGATTCGCTACCAGCAGCAGCTAGTGAACATGAACCAGGCGCTGGAAATGTCCAACGACAACATCCACCAGTTTGCTTCGGTGGCTTCCCACGACCTTCAGGAGCCGCTTCGCAAAATCAAGGCATTCAGCGACATTCTGCTTAGCCAGTACGGCGACCGGATGGATGAAGAGGGGGTGGGGCTGGTCAATCGCCTCCAGCACGCCGTAACCCGGATGCACGCGCTGGTCAGCGATCTGCTGGCGTACTCCCGGCTGACGACCCGCCCGGCAAACATGCGCTCCATCGACCTGAACAAATTAGCGGAGGAGGTAATCAGCGACGCAGCAGCCTCCATCCGGAAATCTGGAGCGGAGGTGCAGCTAGACAAACTGCCCAGGGTCAAGGGCGACATGCGCCAGCTTTATCAGCTTCTGGACAACCTGCTGAACAACGCCCTGAAGTTCCACCAGCCGGGCAAACCGCCGGTCGTGCACATCCGCGGGGAAGTGGTCAACCGGCCGGTGGTGGAGCCCGGAGCTTTTCCCTCCGAAGAAAAAGCCTACGCAAAGATTGACTTCATCGACAAAGGCATCGGGATCGACGACCGCCATCTGGAACGGATTTTCGGCATGTTCCAGCGTTTGCACGGGGCCGAAAAATACCCGGGAACCGGCGTCGGGCTGGCCTTGTGCAAAAAGATTGTGGAAAACCACAAAGGACTCCTGACCGTAAAGAGCCGACCCGGAGAGCAAACCACGTTTACGGTGTACCTTCCGCTGGATTAA
- a CDS encoding nucleotidyltransferase family protein yields MNIGVVILAAGASTRMGGQLKQLIEVEGRTLLRRTVDAALETDLRPVVVVLGAHKEQMTPELDGLPITVIDNPFWQQGLSTSIKTGLAALYLTLREIDGVLFLLTDQPFVNAGLVKQLAHVFAESGKPIVACRYAGHLGVPALFSRDYIEALLSLEGDKGARWLIEQNRDHCAIVEFEAGRIDLDTPEDVKAFREPGE; encoded by the coding sequence ATGAATATTGGAGTCGTGATTTTGGCGGCCGGTGCCTCTACCCGCATGGGCGGCCAGCTAAAACAACTGATTGAGGTGGAAGGGCGTACCCTGCTGCGCCGGACGGTGGACGCCGCTCTGGAAACGGATCTGCGGCCGGTCGTGGTGGTGCTGGGGGCGCACAAGGAACAAATGACGCCGGAACTGGACGGCCTGCCCATTACGGTCATCGACAATCCGTTCTGGCAACAGGGCCTGTCTACGTCCATCAAAACCGGACTGGCGGCGCTTTACCTGACCCTGCGCGAAATCGACGGCGTTCTGTTTCTGCTGACCGACCAGCCGTTCGTCAACGCCGGTCTGGTCAAGCAGCTGGCCCATGTTTTTGCAGAAAGCGGGAAGCCGATTGTGGCCTGCCGGTATGCGGGGCACCTGGGTGTTCCGGCGTTGTTCAGCCGGGATTACATCGAGGCCCTGCTTTCGCTGGAAGGAGATAAGGGCGCGCGCTGGCTCATTGAACAGAACCGGGACCACTGCGCCATCGTGGAGTTTGAAGCCGGTCGCATCGACCTCGACACCCCGGAGGATGTAAAGGCGTTCCGGGAACCGGGAGAATAG
- a CDS encoding AAA family ATPase: MVQYNSDVAAAEALNEAHKRLTGEISKVVIGQDETVRLLLTAIFCQGHCLLVGVPGLAKTLLIQTIAGALDLSFNRIQFTPDLMPSDIVGSETLDQERRFKFIKGPIFANIILADEINRTPPKTQSALLEAMQEYSVTIAGQKYPLGRPFFVLATQNPIEQEGTYPLPEAQLDRFMFNIWLDYPSYQSELDIVKSTTSDERYQVQKVISGEEIQAFQHLVRRVPVVDNVIEYAVRLVHKTRPNTELAHADTNQYLEWGAGPRASQSLILAAKCNALLNGKYSPDIEDVRAVALPILRHRIVRNFKAEAEGITVDNLIKRLL, from the coding sequence GTGGTTCAGTACAATTCAGATGTTGCCGCTGCTGAGGCGCTGAATGAGGCGCACAAACGACTGACGGGCGAAATTTCGAAGGTAGTCATCGGACAGGACGAAACGGTCCGGCTGCTGCTGACCGCCATTTTCTGCCAGGGTCACTGCTTACTGGTGGGCGTTCCGGGTCTGGCCAAAACGCTTTTGATCCAGACCATCGCCGGGGCGCTGGACCTGAGCTTCAACCGGATTCAGTTTACGCCTGACCTGATGCCTTCCGATATTGTCGGCTCCGAAACCCTCGATCAGGAACGGCGCTTCAAGTTCATCAAAGGGCCCATTTTTGCCAACATCATCCTGGCGGACGAAATCAACCGGACCCCGCCCAAAACCCAGTCGGCCCTGCTGGAAGCCATGCAGGAATATTCGGTGACGATTGCCGGACAGAAATACCCGCTTGGCCGCCCGTTTTTTGTACTGGCGACGCAGAACCCGATCGAACAGGAAGGAACCTATCCCCTGCCCGAAGCCCAGCTGGACCGCTTTATGTTCAACATCTGGCTGGATTATCCCTCGTATCAGTCGGAGCTGGACATTGTGAAGAGCACGACCAGCGACGAGCGCTATCAGGTGCAGAAAGTTATTTCGGGAGAAGAAATTCAGGCGTTTCAGCACCTGGTACGGCGCGTGCCGGTGGTCGATAACGTGATCGAATACGCCGTCCGGCTAGTCCACAAAACCCGCCCCAATACCGAACTTGCCCATGCCGATACCAACCAGTACCTGGAATGGGGTGCCGGTCCGCGGGCGTCGCAGTCGCTGATTCTGGCGGCCAAGTGTAACGCCCTGCTGAACGGCAAATACTCGCCCGATATCGAAGACGTCCGGGCCGTGGCGCTGCCGATTCTGCGCCACCGGATCGTCCGGAACTTCAAGGCCGAGGCGGAAGGCATCACGGTAGACAACCTGATCAAACGACTCCTGTAA
- a CDS encoding peptidylprolyl isomerase, with translation MKNTVWLWAALLTLVAGPAFSQGRGISINKIVAKIDNYYVLKSDIDRIRQQYVEQNQKAPADCQILESLVVNKMLLAKAEIDSVTVEEKIVDSQLDARMSYMIQQFGSEKNIVEAYGKSLDALKSDVRQEVKEQMLMQRMQQKITDDIKITPSEVRRFFNAIPRDSLPYIPAEVEVGHIVRVARATKEQKAELRARLQSLKDRVLKGEDFAKLATEFSEDVGSAQRGGDLGYAKRGAMVAEFEGAALKLKPGEMSDIVESEYGLHLIQLIETRGAEYHARHILLRPDYNRLDVSEPTRFLDSLRTLIAADTLKFEKAAKDFSEDKATADAGGIMRDPNSNASLQPMDQSMDYALFMTLDSMKVGTISRPLTFRTEDGKSAMRILYFKRKVDPHTASLKDDYEKIANIVMANKKNKAIDDWFRKAVADVYINIDPEFEACGVLRNVRAEGQ, from the coding sequence ATGAAGAACACAGTCTGGCTATGGGCAGCCCTTTTGACGCTGGTGGCCGGTCCCGCCTTTTCGCAGGGCAGAGGCATCAGCATCAATAAAATCGTAGCCAAGATCGACAACTACTACGTCCTGAAATCCGACATCGACCGGATTCGCCAGCAGTATGTCGAACAGAACCAGAAAGCCCCGGCCGACTGTCAGATTCTGGAAAGCCTCGTCGTCAACAAGATGCTGCTGGCCAAGGCCGAAATCGACTCGGTGACCGTGGAAGAGAAGATTGTGGACAGCCAGCTCGATGCCCGGATGTCGTACATGATCCAGCAGTTTGGCTCGGAGAAGAACATCGTGGAAGCCTACGGCAAAAGCCTCGACGCCCTCAAGAGCGACGTTCGCCAGGAAGTGAAGGAACAGATGCTGATGCAGCGGATGCAGCAGAAAATCACGGACGATATCAAGATTACCCCGAGTGAAGTCCGCCGCTTTTTCAACGCCATCCCGCGCGACAGTCTGCCCTACATCCCGGCCGAAGTGGAAGTAGGCCATATCGTCCGGGTGGCCCGGGCTACCAAAGAGCAGAAAGCCGAGCTTCGTGCCCGCCTGCAATCGCTGAAAGACCGCGTTCTGAAAGGCGAGGATTTTGCCAAACTGGCCACCGAGTTTTCGGAAGACGTGGGTTCGGCCCAGCGGGGCGGTGATCTGGGCTACGCCAAGCGGGGCGCGATGGTCGCCGAGTTTGAAGGGGCCGCCCTGAAACTCAAGCCCGGTGAAATGTCGGATATCGTTGAATCGGAATACGGTCTGCACCTGATCCAGCTCATCGAGACGCGCGGCGCAGAATACCACGCCCGCCACATCCTGCTGCGGCCGGATTACAACCGCCTCGACGTGTCGGAGCCGACGCGCTTTCTGGACAGCCTGCGGACCCTGATTGCCGCCGACACCCTCAAGTTTGAAAAAGCCGCCAAGGACTTTTCGGAAGACAAAGCCACGGCCGACGCGGGCGGCATCATGCGCGACCCCAACAGCAACGCCTCGCTGCAGCCGATGGACCAGTCCATGGATTACGCGCTGTTCATGACGCTGGACTCGATGAAGGTAGGCACCATCAGCCGCCCGCTGACCTTCCGGACGGAAGACGGCAAAAGCGCCATGCGGATTCTGTACTTCAAACGGAAGGTAGACCCGCACACGGCCAGCCTCAAAGACGACTACGAAAAGATTGCCAACATTGTCATGGCTAATAAAAAGAACAAAGCCATCGATGACTGGTTTAGAAAAGCAGTGGCCGATGTGTACATCAACATCGACCCCGAATTCGAAGCCTGCGGCGTCCTCAGGAACGTCCGGGCCGAAGGACAATAA
- a CDS encoding peptidylprolyl isomerase, translating to MRLYSPRLVTTPACSVLLKSALGGLLLGGLLAGCKPSAPAKTVTPPEPVILKLGNKAFTTDEFFQSFTKNQISADSGRRTDIREYFDLYTNLKLKVLAAEAEGRDTTLAVREELATYRQQLAQNYLHDKEQIEALTAEAYERMKEEVSASHLLIPVPEDAAPADTLAAWNTIQDLRKRLTAGADFEALARQYSKDPTVASNGGSLGYFSVFQLIYPLETAAYTTPVGSVSGPVRSRSGYHLVKVNDRRASRGKLRVAHIRVQVSQQADEQSQQAAEKRINDVYQKLQKGESFEDLAREFSDDRESRATGGVLPVREVGRWVPAFEEAAFALSEPGSYSKPFKTRYGWHIVRLLERIPMEPFEALAPVIRQKVMTDTRGDLMRRTLTQRLRQQYTVGPNAENWTRVLALADSNLLQGRWKATVPADLSGKPLVTVQNKPYTVNEFIDYVATRQQPRPVGSSAPVVMQRLFNRFVDDRLIATEEANLESKYPEFRTVMSDIRDGVLLSQVMEANVWDKSLTDTTAQRRLWEQNREKYRYDSRAVATVLVAQDENVLKQAAEMLAKKPFELRRSVADLSYGVNQTTFTAKMRENIFDLLVILIKNPDYVVEVVGSADAPERDTVSAGRIRNVVNYLTMNGIPLTRIMERDYSKFRPGVKGEAARRVTFRLYSNSRVDVARALNGKAPNALALTEGNFTRGQNPYVDAVEWKPGNTTLRRDGKVVMVMIERIEPPRQKTFEEAKGAVINEYQAILEKQLLDRLRQQFPVQVNDEEVRKLVK from the coding sequence ATGCGTTTATACTCACCGCGTTTAGTGACTACTCCTGCCTGTTCCGTCCTGCTGAAATCCGCCCTGGGCGGGCTCCTGCTCGGCGGTTTGCTGGCAGGCTGCAAGCCGTCGGCTCCGGCTAAAACGGTGACCCCACCGGAACCCGTCATCCTGAAGCTCGGCAACAAGGCTTTCACGACGGATGAATTTTTTCAGTCCTTTACCAAAAATCAGATTTCCGCCGATTCTGGTCGCCGGACCGACATCCGGGAATATTTTGATTTATACACCAACCTGAAACTGAAGGTGCTGGCCGCCGAAGCGGAAGGCCGGGACACCACCCTGGCCGTGCGGGAAGAACTGGCCACCTACCGTCAGCAGCTGGCGCAGAACTACCTGCACGACAAGGAACAGATCGAAGCGCTGACGGCCGAAGCCTACGAGCGCATGAAAGAGGAAGTATCCGCCTCGCACCTGCTGATTCCGGTGCCCGAAGATGCGGCCCCTGCCGATACGCTGGCGGCCTGGAACACCATTCAGGACCTGCGGAAACGGCTGACGGCCGGAGCGGATTTCGAAGCCCTGGCCCGGCAGTATTCCAAGGACCCTACCGTGGCCTCGAATGGCGGCAGCCTCGGCTATTTTTCGGTCTTTCAACTCATTTACCCGCTCGAAACGGCGGCTTACACCACTCCCGTCGGCAGTGTTTCCGGTCCGGTACGGTCCCGCTCGGGCTACCATCTGGTGAAGGTGAACGACCGGCGCGCAAGCCGCGGCAAGCTCCGGGTGGCGCACATCCGGGTGCAGGTGAGCCAGCAGGCCGACGAGCAAAGCCAGCAGGCGGCCGAAAAACGCATCAACGACGTTTATCAGAAACTGCAAAAAGGTGAGTCGTTCGAAGACCTTGCCCGCGAGTTTTCCGACGACCGCGAGTCCCGCGCGACGGGCGGCGTGCTGCCCGTGCGGGAGGTAGGGCGCTGGGTACCGGCCTTCGAAGAGGCGGCCTTTGCCCTGAGCGAACCGGGCAGTTATTCGAAGCCGTTCAAAACGCGCTACGGCTGGCACATCGTTAGGTTGCTGGAACGCATTCCGATGGAACCCTTCGAGGCCCTGGCGCCCGTCATCCGGCAGAAAGTAATGACCGATACGCGGGGCGACCTCATGCGCCGGACGCTCACCCAGCGGCTGCGCCAGCAGTACACCGTCGGCCCGAACGCCGAAAACTGGACGCGCGTGCTGGCCCTGGCCGACAGCAATCTGCTCCAGGGACGCTGGAAAGCAACGGTACCGGCCGATCTGAGCGGCAAACCGCTGGTCACCGTGCAGAACAAACCGTACACCGTAAACGAGTTTATTGATTATGTAGCCACCCGCCAGCAGCCCCGCCCGGTGGGTTCGTCGGCGCCGGTGGTGATGCAGCGCCTGTTCAACCGGTTTGTAGACGACCGGCTGATTGCAACGGAAGAGGCCAATCTGGAGTCTAAGTATCCGGAGTTCCGGACCGTGATGAGCGACATCCGCGACGGCGTGCTGCTTTCGCAGGTGATGGAAGCCAACGTCTGGGACAAATCCCTGACGGACACGACGGCCCAGCGGCGGCTTTGGGAGCAGAACCGGGAGAAATACCGCTACGACTCACGGGCCGTGGCGACGGTGCTGGTGGCGCAGGACGAAAACGTGCTGAAGCAGGCGGCCGAAATGCTGGCCAAAAAGCCGTTCGAACTGCGGCGCTCAGTGGCCGACCTGTCGTACGGGGTCAACCAGACGACCTTTACGGCCAAGATGCGGGAGAACATTTTCGATCTGCTGGTGATTCTGATCAAAAATCCGGATTACGTGGTCGAAGTGGTCGGCTCTGCCGACGCGCCGGAGCGGGATACGGTCTCGGCGGGCCGGATTCGCAACGTGGTCAATTACCTGACGATGAACGGCATTCCGCTGACCCGGATCATGGAGCGGGACTACAGCAAGTTCCGGCCTGGCGTCAAAGGGGAAGCGGCCCGGCGGGTGACGTTCCGGTTGTATTCCAATTCGCGCGTCGATGTGGCCCGGGCGCTGAACGGCAAAGCTCCCAACGCGCTGGCCCTGACGGAAGGCAATTTTACCCGGGGCCAGAATCCCTACGTGGACGCGGTGGAATGGAAGCCGGGGAACACCACCCTCCGCCGCGACGGCAAAGTGGTGATGGTGATGATCGAGCGCATCGAGCCGCCCCGTCAGAAAACGTTTGAAGAAGCGAAAGGCGCGGTGATCAACGAGTACCAGGCCATTCTGGAGAAACAACTGCTCGACCGGCTGCGGCAGCAGTTCCCCGTTCAGGTGAACGACGAGGAGGTCCGGAAACTGGTGAAATAA
- a CDS encoding agmatine deiminase family protein → MNTEFRHEETDEIIPPARQGFYFPAEWHPHVATWLSWPHTEASWTRERQELMFPAYLEFIKTIARSEQVCINAHNETVMQTARMRLLMAGADMERITLLPHATNDSWCRDHGPAFLINPDRKSRMIVNWGYNAWGGKYPPFDRDDLIPGAIANYRGLPYVTPGIIMEGGSVEFNGAGTVLTSRACLLNQNRNAHLTQDKIERYLRDFYGVQQVLWVEEGIVGDDTDGHIDDTVRFVNEDTVVAAYEPNKSDDNYPFLQEIHHELKSMRLLNGKPLNIIELPMPDPVYSEGQRLPASYANFYISNGHVLVPTFRCAKDQLALDILTQCFPGREVVGIDSTEIIWGLGSFHCLSQQEPAV, encoded by the coding sequence ATGAACACTGAATTCCGGCACGAAGAAACCGACGAGATCATTCCTCCCGCCCGGCAGGGCTTTTATTTTCCCGCCGAATGGCATCCCCACGTAGCTACCTGGCTCAGCTGGCCCCATACGGAAGCCTCCTGGACCCGCGAACGGCAGGAGCTGATGTTCCCGGCTTATCTCGAATTTATCAAAACCATCGCCCGCTCGGAGCAGGTGTGCATCAACGCCCATAACGAAACGGTCATGCAGACGGCCCGCATGCGGCTGCTGATGGCCGGGGCCGACATGGAGCGCATTACGCTGCTGCCGCACGCGACCAACGACTCCTGGTGCCGCGACCACGGCCCGGCATTTCTGATCAATCCCGACCGGAAAAGCCGGATGATCGTCAACTGGGGCTATAACGCCTGGGGCGGCAAGTACCCGCCGTTCGACCGCGACGACCTCATTCCGGGGGCCATCGCCAATTACCGGGGGCTGCCCTACGTCACGCCGGGCATCATCATGGAAGGAGGCTCGGTGGAATTTAACGGCGCCGGAACCGTCTTGACCAGCCGCGCCTGCCTGCTGAATCAGAATCGAAACGCCCACCTGACGCAGGACAAAATCGAGCGGTACCTCCGCGATTTCTACGGCGTTCAGCAGGTGCTGTGGGTCGAGGAAGGCATCGTCGGCGACGATACCGACGGCCATATCGACGATACGGTCCGCTTTGTCAACGAAGATACCGTCGTGGCGGCTTACGAACCAAACAAATCCGACGACAACTACCCGTTCCTTCAGGAGATTCACCACGAGTTGAAAAGCATGCGGCTGCTCAACGGCAAGCCGCTGAACATCATCGAACTGCCCATGCCCGACCCCGTTTACAGCGAAGGGCAGCGGCTCCCGGCTTCGTACGCCAACTTCTACATCAGCAACGGCCACGTCCTTGTCCCGACGTTCCGCTGCGCCAAGGACCAGCTTGCTTTGGACATTTTGACGCAGTGTTTCCCCGGCCGCGAGGTGGTGGGCATTGATTCGACGGAAATTATCTGGGGGCTGGGCAGCTTCCACTGCCTGAGCCAGCAGGAACCGGCAGTCTGA
- a CDS encoding GH92 family glycosyl hydrolase, whose amino-acid sequence MIRLRTFTTSFFLFLSGAVALAQGPLQYVDPLIGTAPATTESARKHSEAGSELKGQTFPAVGRPFGMTQWTPETRPTEQKCISPYYYDDKRLTGFRGSHWMSGSCTQDYGSVTLMPFTTDKPDTLRQMRARPTSRFSHATEKATPAYYRVRLDDFDVVAELTASVRSGLLRFIFPAGKPGFVYVHPNSDEKQGFVAWDPARNEVYGYNPVHRIYQGWGKPAGFSGYFVIRFNQPFEPGQSVPGGQQTVVAFPKGGVVQARVGTSFTSLKAARENLEAEIKEPDFDGLRRQSEAVWNQTLGKVQVKGGSPEERVKFYTALYHCYQLPRIVSDVDGSYPGFAQDTTVHKAVGFDYYDDFSMWDTYRALHPLMTILEPQRSLHMVKSLVAKAEQGGWMPIFPAWNNYTAAMIGDHVSTMIADAYGRGIRGFDAEKAYRYMRQNAFESPSREEYLDGRGRRALPSYLKYNYIPLEDSVWDAFHKREQVSRTLEYALDDFALAQLAKALGKTADYEALMKRAQNYRNVFDPQTGFVRGRHADGRWVEPFKPYEKASYICEGTPYHYTWYVPQNVEGLIGLMGGTEKYLDKLNTFFDKGHYWHGNETDHQASYLFPFAGQAHKTQEWVRRIVREEYGTGPGGLSGNEDAGQMSAWLVCSMMGFYPVCPGKPEYVLGSPSFAEVRIEPAPGKKPFVIQAAGNSPDTPFIQSMQLNGKPFTGYLLPHKTIVDGGMLKMKMIE is encoded by the coding sequence ATGATTCGCCTACGAACGTTTACCACCAGCTTTTTCCTCTTCCTTTCGGGGGCTGTGGCGCTCGCGCAGGGACCTCTTCAGTACGTGGACCCGCTCATCGGAACGGCTCCCGCCACCACCGAAAGCGCCCGAAAACACAGCGAAGCGGGGTCGGAACTGAAGGGGCAGACGTTCCCCGCCGTGGGCCGCCCGTTCGGCATGACCCAGTGGACGCCCGAAACCCGGCCTACGGAGCAGAAATGCATTTCGCCTTATTACTACGATGACAAACGGCTGACCGGCTTTCGCGGAAGTCACTGGATGAGCGGCAGTTGTACGCAGGATTACGGCAGCGTGACGCTCATGCCGTTCACCACCGATAAGCCCGACACGCTCCGGCAGATGCGCGCCCGCCCGACGTCGCGGTTCAGCCACGCGACCGAAAAAGCCACCCCCGCTTACTACCGCGTCCGGCTGGATGATTTCGATGTGGTTGCCGAACTTACGGCGTCGGTGCGCTCGGGGCTGCTGCGGTTCATCTTCCCGGCGGGGAAACCGGGGTTTGTCTACGTCCATCCGAACAGCGACGAAAAGCAGGGCTTTGTGGCCTGGGACCCCGCCCGCAACGAAGTCTACGGCTACAATCCGGTCCACCGCATTTACCAGGGCTGGGGCAAACCGGCGGGCTTCAGCGGCTACTTCGTCATCCGTTTCAACCAGCCTTTCGAACCGGGGCAATCGGTACCGGGCGGGCAGCAGACGGTGGTCGCTTTCCCGAAAGGCGGAGTGGTGCAGGCCCGGGTGGGCACCTCGTTCACCAGCCTGAAAGCGGCCCGGGAAAATCTGGAAGCCGAGATCAAAGAACCCGATTTTGACGGCCTGCGGCGACAGAGCGAGGCGGTCTGGAACCAGACGCTCGGCAAGGTTCAGGTCAAAGGCGGCTCACCGGAAGAGAGGGTCAAATTTTACACGGCCCTGTACCACTGCTACCAGCTGCCCCGCATCGTGAGCGACGTAGACGGGTCTTACCCCGGTTTTGCGCAGGACACGACCGTTCATAAGGCCGTCGGCTTCGACTATTACGATGATTTTTCGATGTGGGACACCTACCGCGCCCTGCACCCGCTGATGACGATTCTGGAACCCCAGCGGAGCCTGCACATGGTGAAGTCGCTGGTGGCGAAGGCGGAGCAGGGGGGCTGGATGCCGATTTTTCCGGCCTGGAACAATTACACGGCGGCCATGATCGGCGACCACGTCAGCACCATGATTGCCGACGCCTACGGCCGGGGCATTCGCGGTTTTGACGCCGAAAAAGCCTACCGCTACATGCGCCAGAACGCTTTCGAAAGCCCCAGCCGCGAAGAGTACCTGGACGGCCGGGGCCGCCGCGCGCTGCCTTCCTACCTCAAATACAACTACATCCCGCTGGAAGATTCGGTCTGGGACGCCTTTCACAAGCGCGAACAGGTTTCCCGCACCCTCGAATACGCGCTGGACGATTTTGCACTCGCACAACTGGCCAAAGCACTTGGCAAAACAGCCGATTATGAGGCATTAATGAAACGCGCCCAAAACTACCGCAACGTGTTTGATCCCCAAACCGGATTTGTCAGGGGCCGTCACGCGGATGGTCGCTGGGTGGAGCCGTTCAAGCCTTACGAAAAAGCGTCGTACATCTGCGAAGGCACCCCTTACCATTACACCTGGTACGTGCCGCAGAATGTGGAGGGGCTGATTGGCCTGATGGGCGGAACAGAAAAATACCTCGACAAGCTAAACACGTTTTTCGATAAGGGGCACTACTGGCACGGCAATGAAACGGACCATCAGGCTTCGTATCTGTTTCCCTTTGCCGGACAGGCGCACAAAACGCAGGAGTGGGTGCGGCGCATCGTCCGCGAAGAGTACGGCACGGGTCCGGGCGGCCTGAGCGGCAACGAAGACGCCGGGCAAATGTCGGCCTGGCTGGTGTGTTCGATGATGGGATTTTATCCGGTCTGTCCCGGCAAACCGGAGTACGTGCTGGGCAGCCCGTCGTTTGCGGAAGTGCGGATTGAGCCGGCTCCCGGCAAAAAACCGTTCGTCATCCAGGCGGCTGGCAACAGCCCCGATACGCCTTTCATCCAGTCCATGCAACTGAACGGCAAACCCTTCACCGGCTACCTGCTGCCCCACAAAACGATCGTGGACGGGGGGATGCTGAAAATGAAAATGATTGAATGA
- a CDS encoding carbon-nitrogen hydrolase, with amino-acid sequence MSKKVKIGLVQMSCSADQEANTAKAIEGIRKAAAQGAQIVCLQELFRSLYFCDVEDHHNFSLAEAIPGPTTDRLAEVARETGTVIIASLFEKRAQGLYHNTTAVLDADGSYLGKYRKMHIPDDPGYYEKFYFTPGDASPGDTGYRVFDTQYARIGVLICWDQWYPEAARITALMGAEILFYPTAIGWDTTEPDPKVNEEQYSAWQTIQRGHAIANGVHVVAVNRVGQEAEQKFWGGSFVANPHGTLLYLAPHEEETVHVQEVDLNLTDKYRTTWPYFRDRRVDSYQAITRRYIDE; translated from the coding sequence CCGATCAGGAAGCCAACACCGCGAAAGCGATTGAGGGAATCCGGAAGGCTGCGGCTCAGGGCGCGCAGATTGTGTGTTTGCAGGAACTCTTTCGTTCGCTGTACTTCTGCGACGTGGAAGACCACCATAATTTCTCTCTGGCCGAAGCCATTCCCGGTCCGACGACCGACCGGCTGGCCGAAGTAGCCCGGGAAACGGGGACGGTCATCATTGCCTCGCTCTTTGAAAAGCGGGCGCAGGGACTCTATCACAACACCACGGCCGTGCTGGACGCCGACGGGTCCTACCTCGGCAAGTACCGCAAAATGCACATTCCCGACGACCCAGGGTATTACGAGAAGTTCTACTTTACTCCGGGCGACGCCTCGCCCGGCGACACCGGCTACCGGGTTTTCGATACCCAATATGCCCGAATCGGCGTGTTGATCTGCTGGGACCAGTGGTACCCGGAGGCCGCCCGCATCACGGCCCTGATGGGCGCCGAAATCCTGTTCTACCCCACGGCCATCGGCTGGGACACCACCGAGCCGGACCCGAAGGTCAACGAAGAGCAGTACAGTGCCTGGCAAACCATCCAGCGCGGCCACGCCATCGCCAACGGCGTGCACGTGGTGGCCGTGAACCGGGTCGGGCAGGAAGCCGAACAGAAATTCTGGGGCGGCTCGTTTGTCGCCAATCCGCACGGCACGCTGCTGTATCTGGCCCCGCATGAGGAAGAGACTGTTCACGTTCAGGAAGTTGATCTTAATCTGACGGACAAGTACCGAACCACATGGCCCTACTTCCGCGACCGGCGGGTTGATTCGTATCAGGCAATTACCAGACGATACATTGACGAATAA